The Cyanobacteria bacterium QS_8_64_29 region ACCGAGTTGGCAACCCTCAGCCAAACCACCGACCGGACGGCGCGCGAGATCGAATTGGCTGCCGGCGAGATCGACCGGCTGGCCGGCAATGTCAACCGCCTGGTTGAGACCAACGAACAGGAACTGGGCCGAACGCTCGCGACCGTCAGTAACACGGCTACCAAAATCGATCGGCTAGCCGGCAACGTCAACCGCTTGGTCGAGACCAACGAAGGGGGGCTGGACCGAACGCTCGCGACTGTCAACAACACTGCCTCCGAGATCGGACAGCTCAGCAATAATGTCAATCGCTTGCTAGAGGAAAACAGAACCAACGTTGCGCGCACGCTGGGCTCCATCCGCCAAACCAGTCAAGAGCTCCAGGGCCTCGTCTCGGCCCTTAAACCGACCTTGCAATCGGATAATTTGGGCAACGTGCTCCAAAACCTAGAGACCCTAACCGCTAACGCCGCCAAGGCCTCCCAAAAACTGCGCGAGCTATCGGGCGGGCTCAACCAGCCCGGCAACCGCCTGCAGCTGAAAAAAACCCTGGATTCAGCCCGGGCCACTTTTGAAAACGTGCAAAAAATTACCTCCGATCTGGACGATGTAACCGGCGACCCCAAGTTCCGCCGCCAGATCAAGCAACTGATCGATGGCCTCAGCGACTTGCTCTCCTCCACCCAACAACTCCAGCAACACGTGCAAATCGCGCGCCTGGCCGAGCGCCAGCGAATGGCTGCCAGTCAACCACCTACCACTCGCTTTGGGTTAACGGCACTGGAACTTGATATCTCGCCCGTTACCACCGCCGAGCCTTCGCGCCCTGAGCGCTGGCAGCTCGGGGTCAAACCGCAGGCGGATTAGCTCCAATCCTGCTCGCTCGAAGCCTGGCCGCGCAGCTGATAGACCTGACCGTTGGCGTGCAGCTCGCGCGTGCGGGCAAATAACTGTTCTTCACTCAGCTCCCATTGCTGCAGGAGCTCATCCAGCTGGCGTTGCAGCTCCCAGGCCCCAGGAAAGTCGCGATAGCGAATGCGCAAGCGGGCCAACTCGCCCAGGTTGCGTTCGGTGGGTCCTTGTTGCTGCAAGCGCTCCAGGACTTCGCGGTCGTCGCGCTCGCGTGGATGGGCCTGTCCCTCTGGGGAAGCGGCGTCGCTCATACCAGCCAGCTCGAGTTGCTGCGGCTATCCTAGCCGGCAGGCCCCGGCAGCCGCAGGCTCCCGCGCGGTACACTGGCGGGCGCAACTGCGATTCATCCCCATGGCTAACTGCCTCGCGCACGCCGCAAGCCTTTACCTGCGCAAGCACGCTGACAACCCTGTGGATTGGTGGCCCTGGTGCCGCGAAGCGCTCGATAAAGCGAGTGCGGAAGACAAACCCATCTTTTTGTCCGTGGGCTACTCCAGCTGCCACTGGTGCACGGTCATGGAAGGCGAGGCCTTCTCCAACCAGTCCATCGCGGCGTACCTCAACGCCAACTTTGTGCCCATCAAAGTCGATCGCGAAGAGCGCCCGGACCTAGACAGCATCTACATGCAGGCCCTGCAAATGATGACCGGCCAGGGCGGTTGGCCGCTGAATGTCTTTTTGACCCCCACCGAGCGCACCCCTTTCTACGGCGGCACTTACTTTCCCGTCGAGCCGCGCTTTGGCCGGCCGGGCTTTCTGGAAGTCCTCAAGGCCGTTCGCCGCTTCTACGACAACGAAAAAGACAAGCTGCACGCGTTCACCCAGGAAGTGCAGGCCCGGATCCAGCAGGCCAGCACCCTAGCTGCCCCCGAGCGCGACCCGCTGACCGAGGAGCTGTTGCAGCAGGGCATGGAAGCCAGCCGCGGCGTGCTCAGCGATCGCGACAGTGCCCCCAACTTTCCCACCATTCCCTACGCCCATCTGGCCCTGCGCAGCACGCGCTTTACGCTCGACTCGCAGTACGATGCCCGCCAACTCTGCCAGCAGCGCGGATGGGACTTGACCCTAGGCGGGATTTACGACCACGTGGGCGGCGGCTTCCACCGCTACACCGTCGATGCCACCTGGACGGTACCCCACTTTGAAAAAATGCTCTACGACAACGGCCAGATTCTGGAGTACCTGGCCGATTTGTGGAGCGCTGGTTTTACCGACCCCGCCTACGAGCGGGCGGTTGCCGGGACGCTCAACTGGCTCCAGCGCGAGATGACCGCGCCGGAGGGCTATTTCTACGCTGCCCAGGATGCCGACAGCTTCACCGACGCGACCGCCAGCGAACCCGAGGAGGGCGCGTTTTATACTTGGTCCTACAGCGAGCTTGCCGAACGCCTAACTCAGCAAGAGCTCGGCGAGCTGCAAGCGCACTTTAGCGTTACCCAAACCGGAAACTTTGAGGGGTGCAACGTCCTTCAGCGCCACCAAGGCGGCGAGCTGCCGCAGGCCGCCGAAACGGCGTTGCAGAAGCTGTTCGCCGCGCGCTACGGCGATGCGCCCGACGCGATCGCCACGCACCCGCCCGCGCGCGATGCCCAGGAAGCACAAACCGGCAACTGGCCGGGCCGCATTCCCCCCGTCACCGATACCAAAGCGATCGTCGCTTGGAATGGCATGGCCATCTCGGGCCTGGCCCGCGCCTACTCGGTATTTGGCTACGAGGCTTGCTGGACGCTGGCCGCCGGCGCCGCCCGCTTCCTGCTGGAGCGGCAGTGGCATGAAGGCTGCTTCTACCGCCTCAACTACGCCGGCGAGCCGGCTGTGACCGCCCAGGCCGAGGACTACGCGCTGGCCGTCAAGGCCCTACTGGACCTCCACGCTGCGGCTCCCCAGCAGGAGCACTGGCTGGAGGCCGCCCTCGAGCTGCAGGCTGCCTTTGACGAACGCCTCTGGGGGACTGACTCGGGCGGGTACTACAACACCAGCCGCGAGTTGGACGACGAGCTGCTGGTGCGCGAGCGCGGCTTTATCGACAACGCGACCCCCTCAGCCAATGGCATTGCCCTAGCCAACCTGGTGCGCTTGCACCTGCTCGCCGAGCGGACGGACTACCTCGAGCGGGCCGAGCGCGGGCTCAATGCCTTCGGCAGTATCCTGCAGCAATACCCGCAGGCCTGCCCCAGCCTGATGGCAGCCCTCGATTGGTACCGGCACGCAACCTTAGCGCGCGCGCCAGCCGAGCGCTTGCAGGCGCTGGGCGGGCAGTACCATCCCTGCTGTGCCTTCCGCCTAGCGAGCAGTGCTGGGACGGAACTGCCCGACGGTGCGCTGGGCCTGGTTTGCCAGGGCCTCTCTTGCTTGGAACCCGCGCGCAGCCAAGCGCAGCTGCAACAACAGCTGCAGGCCAGCCAAACGCGCTAGCGTTCGCGCAGCACGATTTCCTCGTCGGGCTCGACGACTACCACGCGATCGGCGGTGACGTTGCCGACAGCGGCGCCAGCTGCCGCGCCACCTACAACCTCGGCAACATCAATATCGCCAAATACCTCGGCTGCGGCAGCACCACCGGCTGCCCCAATGCCGGCATCCTTGGCGATCGCCCCGGCTGAGGTATCGCGCGGATCCTTTTCGTCCTCAATGGTTCGGGAGGCTGCGTTCAGGCTGATAGTTCGGCCGTCGAACTTGGCAGCCTCGGCAACGTAGCGCAAGCCGCCGTCGGCCGGGCGGTAGCTGCCAAAAATGGTGGCTCCCTTCGGCAGCGTGCGCCCGTCGACTGTCGTGCGCTGCGAAACAGTGAGCGCATAGGAGTAGGTCTTGTCGTTGTTGAGATACAGCGTTTGCTGTTGGGCGCTGGTAGTGCGGATGGTACTGTCGCTGGCTTGTGCCAGCACTTGCGGCGTTTGTTGGTGGGCTTGAGCGGCTCGCGGCGCTAGCGCCGGTAGGCTCACCAGCAGCGCCGAAGCCGTCGCTGCAGCCGAGAGTAGGTGTCGATTGGAGCGCATGGGGATTGACTGAGTG contains the following coding sequences:
- a CDS encoding DUF3288 domain-containing protein, with amino-acid sequence MSDAASPEGQAHPRERDDREVLERLQQQGPTERNLGELARLRIRYRDFPGAWELQRQLDELLQQWELSEEQLFARTRELHANGQVYQLRGQASSEQDWS
- a CDS encoding MCE family protein, with amino-acid sequence MRARTLREGSVGLLILLGLALAGGVAVWLRVIQLGQRGYSFTARFEEVTNLAEGAPVNYRGVDVGRAASVTPGANAVRVKIEITESDVRMPSEAIIESSQSGFIGDTAIAIRPEPGTKVAAKNAATDPTSDECDSELVICNGDRVQGRAGTSFSELVRYSARATKLISDPEFFGQIEALAQNANTLTKEATAAVSEVRGLRKELTSLSGTIKTELATLSQTTDRTAREIELAAGEIDRLAGNVNRLVETNEQELGRTLATVSNTATKIDRLAGNVNRLVETNEGGLDRTLATVNNTASEIGQLSNNVNRLLEENRTNVARTLGSIRQTSQELQGLVSALKPTLQSDNLGNVLQNLETLTANAAKASQKLRELSGGLNQPGNRLQLKKTLDSARATFENVQKITSDLDDVTGDPKFRRQIKQLIDGLSDLLSSTQQLQQHVQIARLAERQRMAASQPPTTRFGLTALELDISPVTTAEPSRPERWQLGVKPQAD
- a CDS encoding thioredoxin domain-containing protein, translated to MANCLAHAASLYLRKHADNPVDWWPWCREALDKASAEDKPIFLSVGYSSCHWCTVMEGEAFSNQSIAAYLNANFVPIKVDREERPDLDSIYMQALQMMTGQGGWPLNVFLTPTERTPFYGGTYFPVEPRFGRPGFLEVLKAVRRFYDNEKDKLHAFTQEVQARIQQASTLAAPERDPLTEELLQQGMEASRGVLSDRDSAPNFPTIPYAHLALRSTRFTLDSQYDARQLCQQRGWDLTLGGIYDHVGGGFHRYTVDATWTVPHFEKMLYDNGQILEYLADLWSAGFTDPAYERAVAGTLNWLQREMTAPEGYFYAAQDADSFTDATASEPEEGAFYTWSYSELAERLTQQELGELQAHFSVTQTGNFEGCNVLQRHQGGELPQAAETALQKLFAARYGDAPDAIATHPPARDAQEAQTGNWPGRIPPVTDTKAIVAWNGMAISGLARAYSVFGYEACWTLAAGAARFLLERQWHEGCFYRLNYAGEPAVTAQAEDYALAVKALLDLHAAAPQQEHWLEAALELQAAFDERLWGTDSGGYYNTSRELDDELLVRERGFIDNATPSANGIALANLVRLHLLAERTDYLERAERGLNAFGSILQQYPQACPSLMAALDWYRHATLARAPAERLQALGGQYHPCCAFRLASSAGTELPDGALGLVCQGLSCLEPARSQAQLQQQLQASQTR